The following are encoded together in the Dama dama isolate Ldn47 chromosome 29, ASM3311817v1, whole genome shotgun sequence genome:
- the ALG2 gene encoding alpha-1,3/1,6-mannosyltransferase ALG2 — protein MAERPGQDADSAPKPTVLFLHPDLGVGGAERLVLDAALALQARGCRVKIWTAHYDPGHCFAESRELPVRCAGDWLPRSLGWGGRGAAVCAYVRMIFLALYVLFLGDEEFDVVVCDQVSACIPVFKLARRRKKILFYCHFPDLLLTRRDSFIKRLYRAPIDWVEEYTTGMADCILVNSRFTAAIFKETFKSLSHIDPAVLYPSLNVVSFDSAIPEKLDDIVPQGKKFIFLSINRYERKKNLTLALEALVKLRGRLTSQDWDRVHLIIAGGYDERVPENVQHYQELKKMAQQSDLGQCVTFLRSCSDEQKISLLRGCTCVLYTPSNEHFGIVPLEAMYMQCPVIAVNSGGPLESIVHSVTGFLCDPDPEHFSEAIEKFIHEPSLKATMGLAGRNRVKEKFSPEAFTEQLYQYVTKLLV, from the exons ATGGCGGAGAGGCCGGGCCAAGATGCCGACTCGGCTCCTAAGCCGACCGTGTTGTTCCTGCACCCAGACCTGGGCGTGGGCGGCGCCGAGCGCCTGGTGCTCGACGCCGCGCTGGCGCTGCAGGCGCGCGGGTGTCGCGTGAAGATCTGGACGGCGCACTACGACCCGGGCCACTGCTTCGCGGAGAGCCGCGAGCTGCCGGTGCGCTGCGCCGGGGACTGGCTGCCTCGCAGCCTGGGCTGGGGCGGCCGCGGCGCCGCCGTCTGCGCCTACGTGCGCATGATCTTCCTGGCTCTCTACGTGCTGTTCCTGGGCGATGAGGAGTTCGACGTGGTCGTGTGCGACCAG GTGTCTGCCTGCATCCCCGTGTTCAAGCTGGCCAGACGGCGTAAGAAGATCTTGTTTTACTGTCACTTCCCAGATCTGCTTCTCACCAGGAGAGACTCTTTTATTAAACGCCTGTACAGGGCCCCGATTGACTGGGTAGAGGAGTATACCACGGGCATGGCGGACTGCATCTTGGTCAACAGCCGATTCACAGCTGCCATTTTCAAGGAAACGTTCAAGTCCCTGTCTCACATAGACCCTGCCGTCCTCTACCCATCTCTGAATGTCGTCAGCTTTGATTCTGCTATTCCTGAAAAGCTTGATGACATCGTCCCCCAGGGGAAAAAATTCATATTCCTCTCTATCAACAgatatgaaaggaagaaaaatctgaCTTTGGCCCTAGAAGCCCTTGTAAAGCTGCGTGGAAGACTGACGTCCCAAGATTGGGACAGAGTTCATCTGATCATTGCCGGTGGTTATGATGAGAGAGTCCCGGAGAATGTACAGCACTACCAGGAATTGAAGAAAATGGCCCAGCAGTCTGACCTGGGTCAGTGTGTGACCTTCCTACGGTCTTGCTCCGACGAACAGAAAATCTCACTCCTCCGAGGCTGCACGTGTGTGCTTTACACACCGAGCAATGAGCACTTTGGCATCGTTCCCTTGGAGGCCATGTACATGCAGTGCCCAGTCATCGCTGTTAATTCAGGCGGGCCCTTGGAGTCCATCGTCCACAGTGTCACAGGATTTCTGTGTGACCCTGACCCAGAGCACTTCTCAGAAGCAATAGAAAAGTTCATCCATGAACCTTCCTTAAAAGCCACAATGGGACTAGCTGGGAGAAACAGGGTGAAAGAGAAGTTTTCCCCTGAAGCATTTACCGAACAGCTTTACCAATATGTCACCAAACTGCTGGTATAa